One uncultured Gellertiella sp. genomic window carries:
- a CDS encoding amidase yields MTDIAKLTAQELSAAIHQRRLTARQVMEATLQRIARINPTLNAIISLGDEDQLIGQAEAADRALSAGEDHGWLHGVPMAVKDLADVRGIPSSYGSPLYQGTMPEADEIQVARMRAAGAIFIGKTNTPEMGLGSHSYNPVFGVTRNPWDPSKSAGGSSGGAGAALAARLVALADGSDMMGSLRNPAGFNNVVGFRPSPGVIPAPGPDLFLDQLSVLGPMGRSVGDVARLIETQAGYDRRDPLSRAEGPFSHGDRPDFSGARIGWLGDYNGYLPFESGVLDLCQSTLPVFRRLGAAVSSVGDFYPMERLWQGWKVLRHFLVMGGHRADHADPARRAKMKPELCFEVEHGLALSAEEVHAASVIRSDWYRAMLELFRHHDFLILPSQQVFPFPAEWDWPKEIAGRQMDSYHRWMEVVIGPTMAGLPVAAMPAGFGSHGLPAGIQIIGPPRGDRQVLALAAAYEAATDWLSRQPDV; encoded by the coding sequence ATGACGGATATCGCGAAGCTGACGGCGCAGGAGCTTTCCGCCGCCATTCACCAGCGCAGGCTGACGGCGCGGCAGGTGATGGAGGCCACGCTTCAGCGCATCGCCCGGATCAATCCCACCCTCAATGCCATCATCAGCCTTGGCGACGAGGACCAGCTGATCGGGCAGGCGGAGGCGGCGGACCGGGCGCTTTCGGCAGGCGAAGATCACGGCTGGCTGCATGGCGTGCCGATGGCGGTCAAGGATCTGGCCGATGTCAGGGGCATTCCGTCGAGCTACGGCTCGCCGCTCTATCAGGGCACCATGCCGGAGGCGGATGAAATCCAGGTGGCGCGGATGCGGGCGGCGGGCGCGATCTTCATCGGCAAGACCAACACGCCTGAAATGGGCCTCGGCAGCCATTCCTACAATCCCGTCTTCGGCGTCACCCGCAATCCGTGGGACCCTTCGAAAAGTGCCGGCGGATCGAGCGGCGGGGCAGGGGCAGCGCTTGCCGCCCGGCTCGTGGCACTTGCCGATGGCAGCGACATGATGGGCTCGCTGCGCAATCCCGCAGGCTTCAACAATGTCGTGGGCTTCCGCCCGTCACCGGGGGTGATCCCCGCGCCGGGGCCGGATCTGTTTCTCGACCAGCTCTCGGTGCTGGGGCCGATGGGCCGTTCCGTCGGCGATGTCGCCCGGCTCATCGAGACCCAGGCGGGCTATGACCGGCGCGATCCGCTGTCGCGCGCGGAGGGGCCGTTTTCGCACGGCGACCGTCCGGATTTCAGCGGTGCGCGGATCGGCTGGCTCGGCGATTACAATGGCTATCTGCCCTTCGAAAGCGGGGTGCTCGATCTCTGCCAGTCCACGCTCCCGGTGTTCCGCAGGCTCGGGGCAGCGGTCAGCTCGGTCGGGGATTTCTATCCGATGGAGCGGCTCTGGCAGGGCTGGAAGGTGCTGCGGCATTTCCTGGTGATGGGCGGCCATCGCGCCGATCATGCCGATCCCGCGCGGCGGGCGAAGATGAAGCCGGAGCTTTGCTTCGAGGTGGAACATGGTCTGGCGCTGTCGGCGGAGGAGGTGCATGCGGCCTCCGTCATCCGCAGCGACTGGTACCGGGCAATGCTGGAACTGTTCCGGCACCATGATTTCCTGATCCTGCCCTCCCAGCAGGTCTTTCCCTTCCCGGCGGAATGGGACTGGCCGAAGGAGATCGCCGGGCGGCAAATGGATAGCTATCACCGCTGGATGGAGGTGGTGATCGGTCCGACCATGGCCGGTCTGCCGGTGGCTGCCATGCCTGCGGGCTTCGGCAGCCATGGCCTGCCCGCAGGCATCCAGATCATCGGCCCGCCGCGTGGCGACCGGCAGGTGCTGGCGCTGGCGGCGGCCTATGAGGCGGCGACGGACTGGCTGTCGCGCCAGCCCGACGTCTGA
- a CDS encoding DUF2164 domain-containing protein, which yields MKKIEFSRAEKQVLAGRIQRYFDRELDQQLGSLPAEMLLDFIAGEIGSFYYNHGLRDAHLALQAQMEELADVVYQLEKPVDLKR from the coding sequence ATGAAGAAGATCGAGTTCAGCCGCGCTGAAAAGCAGGTTCTGGCCGGGCGTATCCAGCGCTATTTCGACCGGGAGCTGGATCAGCAGCTCGGCAGTCTGCCTGCCGAGATGCTGCTCGACTTCATCGCGGGCGAGATCGGCAGTTTCTATTACAATCATGGGCTTCGCGATGCCCATCTGGCGCTGCAGGCGCAGATGGAGGAGCTGGCCGATGTCGTCTATCAGCTGGAAAAGCCGGTCGATCTGAAGCGGTGA
- the pncA gene encoding bifunctional nicotinamidase/pyrazinamidase yields the protein MRALLLVDLQNGFCTGGQLPVPGGDEVIAVANRLMRDGGYDLIVASQDWHPENHGSFASQHPGKAPFDMGELKGAPQMLWPDHCVEGTDDAAFHPSLEQERIQFVQRKGQDVEVDSYSAFRDNDRSAFTGLAQVLKEKGVTALDIGGLATDYCVLYSALDARELLPGTTIRFVSDLSRGITAEGTAAALDAMKKAVIAVVTSDGIISRG from the coding sequence ATGCGCGCCTTGCTGCTTGTGGATTTGCAGAATGGTTTTTGCACCGGCGGTCAGCTGCCCGTTCCCGGCGGCGATGAGGTGATTGCGGTTGCCAACCGGCTGATGCGGGACGGCGGCTACGATCTGATCGTCGCCTCGCAGGACTGGCATCCCGAAAACCATGGCAGCTTTGCCTCGCAGCATCCCGGCAAGGCCCCGTTCGACATGGGCGAGTTGAAGGGCGCGCCCCAGATGCTCTGGCCGGACCATTGCGTGGAGGGCACCGACGATGCCGCCTTTCATCCATCGCTTGAGCAGGAGCGGATTCAGTTTGTCCAGAGAAAGGGACAAGACGTTGAAGTCGATAGCTATTCGGCCTTCCGCGACAATGACCGTTCCGCCTTTACCGGGCTTGCCCAGGTGCTGAAGGAGAAAGGTGTCACCGCGCTCGACATCGGCGGGCTCGCCACCGATTACTGCGTGCTCTACTCAGCTCTTGACGCCCGGGAGCTGCTTCCCGGCACAACGATCCGCTTCGTTTCGGATCTCTCGCGTGGTATTACGGCGGAGGGAACGGCAGCGGCGCTTGACGCGATGAAGAAGGCCGTGATTGCGGTCGTCACCAGCGACGGGATCATTTCGCGCGGCTGA
- a CDS encoding AzlD family protein: MDGIAHPDMLLLIAVAAVATFATRIGGYLLITRLRTIPPRLDAALNAVPAAVLTTLVAPNIYAGGPEVKIAMAIAFLLGLRFRVLTMLAGGWVVVMALRHVWGW; the protein is encoded by the coding sequence ATGGACGGCATCGCCCATCCCGACATGTTGCTGCTGATCGCCGTTGCCGCAGTCGCGACCTTTGCCACGCGGATCGGCGGCTACCTGCTGATCACGCGGCTCAGGACCATTCCGCCGCGCCTCGACGCCGCGCTGAATGCCGTCCCCGCCGCCGTGCTCACCACCCTGGTCGCGCCGAATATCTATGCGGGCGGGCCGGAGGTAAAGATCGCCATGGCCATCGCCTTCCTCCTCGGCCTGCGCTTCCGCGTGCTGACCATGCTCGCCGGCGGGTGGGTGGTGGTGATGGCGCTCAGGCATGTCTGGGGGTGGTAA
- the panC gene encoding pantoate--beta-alanine ligase: METVKTIARLRDILTAHRKAGRTIGFVPTMGYLHDGHMTLVARARAENDVTVVSIFVNPLQFAANEDLARYPRDLARDSAMLEKGGVDILFAPEVSEMYPEPMQTTVDVPALGAELEGAVRPGHFAGVATVVTKLFNIVQPDAAYFGEKDFQQVTIIARMVRDLALPVRVVPVETVREADGLAFSSRNVYLSPEERQAAAIIPRALDEAERLCRAGETDIARLEAAIAAFIAREPLARPEVVALRDPLTLQPLAGIDGPVLLLLFVRFGQTRLLDNRVIGRTADAASTRAA, from the coding sequence TTGGAAACCGTCAAGACAATTGCCCGGCTGCGTGACATCCTGACGGCCCACCGCAAGGCCGGACGGACCATCGGCTTCGTCCCCACCATGGGCTATCTCCACGACGGCCACATGACACTCGTCGCCCGCGCCCGCGCGGAAAATGACGTGACCGTCGTGTCGATCTTCGTCAATCCCCTGCAATTTGCCGCCAATGAGGATCTCGCCCGCTATCCCCGCGATCTCGCCCGCGACAGCGCGATGCTGGAAAAAGGCGGCGTCGACATCCTGTTTGCCCCTGAAGTCTCCGAGATGTATCCCGAACCGATGCAGACCACGGTCGATGTGCCAGCCCTCGGGGCCGAGCTTGAAGGGGCGGTCCGGCCAGGTCATTTCGCAGGCGTCGCGACTGTCGTCACCAAGCTCTTCAACATCGTCCAGCCGGATGCCGCCTATTTCGGCGAGAAGGATTTCCAGCAGGTGACGATCATTGCCAGGATGGTGCGCGATCTCGCGCTGCCGGTCAGGGTGGTGCCGGTGGAAACCGTGCGGGAGGCGGATGGCCTCGCCTTTTCGTCGCGCAATGTTTACCTTTCGCCCGAAGAGCGGCAGGCCGCCGCCATCATCCCCCGGGCGCTCGACGAGGCCGAACGGCTGTGCCGGGCGGGCGAAACCGACATCGCACGGCTGGAAGCGGCCATCGCTGCGTTCATTGCCCGCGAACCGCTGGCCCGGCCCGAGGTCGTGGCGCTGCGCGATCCCCTGACGCTGCAGCCGCTTGCCGGGATCGACGGGCCGGTGCTGCTCTTGCTTTTCGTCCGTTTCGGCCAGACAAGGCTGCTTGATAACCGCGTCATCGGTCGCACCGCCGATGCCGCCAGCACAAGGGCTGCATGA
- the panB gene encoding 3-methyl-2-oxobutanoate hydroxymethyltransferase — protein sequence MSMAVAKKRLTPADITALKTGRPIVSLTAYTTPMAKLLDPHCDLLLVGDSLGMVLYGLKTTIGVTMEMMIGHGQAVMRGTEKACVIVDMPFGSYQESKEQAFRNAARIMMETGCDGVKLEGGAEMAETVAFLTSRGIAVMGHIGLMPQQVNASGGYRSLGRTNAEADKIRRDALAISQAGAFSMVVEGTIEPLARDITLSSSIPTIGIGASPACDGQVLVIDDMLGVFTEFKPRFVKHFANLAPIISGAAEAYAAEVKARTFPGPEHTFQMKKQPI from the coding sequence ATGAGCATGGCTGTGGCAAAGAAACGGCTCACCCCCGCCGACATCACCGCGCTGAAGACCGGGCGTCCCATCGTGTCCCTGACCGCCTATACGACGCCGATGGCAAAGCTGCTCGATCCGCATTGCGACCTGCTGCTGGTCGGCGACAGTCTCGGCATGGTGCTCTACGGGCTGAAGACCACCATCGGCGTGACGATGGAGATGATGATCGGCCATGGGCAGGCGGTGATGCGCGGCACCGAAAAGGCCTGCGTCATCGTCGACATGCCCTTCGGCTCCTACCAGGAATCGAAGGAACAGGCGTTCCGCAACGCCGCGCGCATCATGATGGAAACCGGCTGCGACGGGGTGAAGCTCGAAGGCGGCGCGGAAATGGCCGAAACCGTCGCGTTTCTTACCAGTCGCGGCATTGCGGTGATGGGCCATATCGGGCTGATGCCGCAGCAGGTCAATGCATCCGGCGGCTACCGCTCGCTTGGCCGCACCAATGCGGAAGCCGACAAGATCCGCCGCGATGCGCTGGCCATAAGTCAGGCGGGGGCCTTCTCCATGGTGGTCGAGGGCACTATCGAACCGCTCGCCCGCGACATCACCCTGTCCTCGTCCATCCCGACCATCGGCATCGGCGCATCGCCCGCCTGTGACGGCCAGGTGCTCGTCATCGACGACATGCTCGGCGTCTTCACCGAATTCAAGCCGCGCTTCGTCAAGCATTTCGCCAACCTCGCCCCGATCATCTCCGGCGCGGCAGAGGCCTATGCCGCAGAGGTGAAGGCCAGAACCTTCCCCGGCCCCGAACATACGTTCCAGATGAAGAAGCAGCCAATCTGA
- a CDS encoding type II toxin-antitoxin system HipA family toxin, whose product MKFRPIQQMRVTLDLEGAEREVGTLAWSGRERRAYFQYAADFLAAPLLLSPFHMMATSGLIAAPRDPFDGLHGLFNDSLPDGWGRLLLDRRLQRAGIDHTRLTAIDRLSAVGKTGMGALTYVPDLPDEQQRGADEDLDWFADQVERVQADMDIADIDSLQGAQGGSAGARPKIMIGFNEAGNRCVLDYGQLLGPGFERWMVKAAGADDPREIGAEEKAYALMARAAGLEMAETRLFDTRKGRKLFATKRFDRTASGRLHMHTASGLLNASHREASVTYEQLHKLVHIMTRDATQVLKMFRNMVFNVHARNRDDHARNHACLMDGQGRWTLAPAYDLTFSSGPGGEHSATIAGEGRSPGTPHLLAVARGASISDQDARDVMEQVRTAVARWPEFADEARLSRSRTAELDAVLNGTRSA is encoded by the coding sequence ATGAAGTTCAGGCCAATCCAGCAGATGCGTGTCACCCTGGATCTCGAAGGTGCCGAAAGGGAAGTCGGCACCCTCGCCTGGAGTGGCAGGGAACGCCGGGCCTACTTCCAGTACGCGGCTGATTTTCTCGCAGCGCCGCTTTTGCTGTCGCCATTCCACATGATGGCCACCTCCGGATTGATTGCGGCACCCCGCGATCCGTTCGACGGGCTGCACGGGCTTTTCAACGACAGCCTGCCGGATGGCTGGGGCCGCCTGCTGCTGGACCGCCGCCTCCAGCGGGCGGGCATCGACCATACAAGGCTTACCGCCATCGACCGCCTCTCGGCGGTGGGCAAAACCGGAATGGGTGCGCTGACCTATGTTCCCGACCTGCCGGACGAACAGCAACGGGGGGCTGATGAAGATCTCGACTGGTTCGCTGATCAGGTGGAACGGGTGCAGGCGGACATGGACATCGCCGACATCGACAGCTTGCAAGGTGCGCAAGGCGGATCTGCCGGTGCGCGGCCAAAGATCATGATCGGCTTCAACGAGGCCGGGAACCGTTGTGTTCTGGACTATGGCCAGCTGCTCGGTCCGGGGTTTGAACGCTGGATGGTCAAGGCTGCCGGTGCTGACGATCCGCGCGAGATCGGTGCAGAGGAGAAGGCCTATGCGCTGATGGCCAGGGCCGCAGGGCTGGAGATGGCGGAAACCCGGCTGTTCGACACCCGCAAGGGGCGAAAGCTCTTTGCCACGAAACGTTTCGACCGGACCGCATCCGGCAGGCTCCACATGCATACCGCAAGCGGCCTGCTGAATGCCAGCCATCGCGAGGCCTCGGTGACCTACGAGCAATTGCACAAGCTGGTCCACATCATGACCCGCGACGCAACGCAAGTGCTGAAGATGTTTCGCAACATGGTCTTCAATGTCCATGCGAGGAACCGCGACGACCATGCCAGGAACCACGCCTGCCTCATGGACGGGCAGGGCCGCTGGACACTGGCGCCTGCATATGATCTGACCTTTTCGTCCGGTCCGGGCGGAGAACACAGTGCGACAATCGCCGGGGAAGGCAGAAGTCCCGGCACGCCCCACCTTCTGGCGGTCGCCAGGGGGGCTTCGATATCGGATCAGGATGCCAGGGATGTGATGGAGCAAGTGCGGACGGCTGTGGCGCGCTGGCCCGAATTTGCTGACGAAGCACGGCTGTCCCGATCCAGAACGGCCGAACTCGACGCTGTCCTGAATGGCACCCGGTCAGCCTAG
- a CDS encoding AzlC family ABC transporter permease produces the protein MNGTRFREGVKAGLPIVVSAAPFGALFGAVAVKNGQTVLEATLMSATLFAGASQLVGLELFGHHVAAWLIVLSIFAVNFRHILYSAALARYFEPYTAVQKFFAFFLLTDPQFAESLKRGERTGSVDSSWYFGLGVTIYIPWLVVTVLGAALGNLIHDPKVIGLDVLLPIYFLGLVFGFRKRDNFIPVALAAAIGSILAYATIGSPWHVTCGALAGVAVAALLPPRLQTTEAASAEGGR, from the coding sequence ATGAACGGAACCAGATTTCGCGAAGGGGTCAAGGCGGGCCTGCCCATCGTGGTATCGGCAGCGCCATTTGGAGCGCTGTTCGGGGCGGTCGCGGTCAAGAATGGCCAGACCGTGCTGGAGGCCACACTGATGAGCGCCACGCTGTTTGCCGGGGCGAGCCAGCTGGTCGGGCTCGAGCTCTTCGGCCATCATGTCGCGGCATGGCTGATCGTGCTGTCGATCTTTGCCGTCAACTTCCGCCATATCCTCTATTCGGCAGCGCTCGCCCGCTATTTCGAGCCCTATACGGCGGTGCAGAAATTCTTCGCCTTCTTCCTGCTCACCGATCCGCAATTTGCCGAATCCCTCAAGCGCGGCGAACGGACCGGATCCGTCGACTCCTCCTGGTATTTCGGCCTCGGCGTGACGATCTACATTCCCTGGCTGGTGGTAACAGTGCTCGGCGCGGCGCTGGGCAATCTCATCCATGATCCCAAGGTGATCGGTCTCGACGTGCTGCTGCCGATCTATTTCCTCGGCCTGGTTTTCGGCTTCCGCAAGCGCGACAATTTCATTCCTGTCGCGCTTGCCGCCGCCATCGGCTCGATCCTTGCCTATGCCACCATCGGCTCGCCCTGGCATGTCACCTGCGGGGCGCTCGCGGGCGTCGCGGTTGCCGCCCTGCTGCCGCCTCGCCTGCAGACAACCGAAGCGGCATCCGCCGAGGGAGGGCGTTGA
- a CDS encoding DUF2164 domain-containing protein: MKKVEFTKEQKTAIARRVQRYFVEQLDAEIGTVSAIFLLDFFADEIGSHFYNRGLIDAHEAMSARLDDVFDEVWKLEMQTTPVRHNA, encoded by the coding sequence ATGAAAAAGGTCGAGTTCACCAAAGAGCAGAAAACCGCCATTGCCCGCCGGGTCCAGCGCTATTTCGTCGAACAGCTGGATGCGGAAATCGGCACAGTATCCGCCATCTTCCTCCTCGATTTCTTCGCCGACGAAATCGGCAGCCATTTCTACAATCGCGGTCTGATCGACGCCCACGAAGCCATGAGCGCCCGCCTCGACGATGTCTTCGACGAAGTCTGGAAGCTCGAAATGCAGACCACGCCGGTGCGCCACAACGCCTGA
- a CDS encoding pitrilysin family protein translates to MPRLLVLPVTALALSITGGSGLQPVRAEESAGPVIEQYDLPNGLTVVLAPTRGSETVSTVVIYEAGSANEPKGRSGFAHLFEHLMFEGTHDIPDYDAAISAVGGENNAFTEWDTTTYHNSGPKEALPEFIRLEADRMANLANGVTQEDLDNQRAVVLNEMRQNTLDTPGGAAVEQATVALAPAGHPYAHAVIGSIKDLENARLEDVVAFHRLNYVPDRATLAISGNFDIDEARVDIEKTFGLIPAPYRGNFASRWYNALMNDIGLGDTPPLATALAEPVSLTFKDAVSQQQVSLYWPGPERITRKSVEDLLLGAVLSTGKSSLQQKLVIEQRVANSAGAGWDYRNLGGEFTVSASAARDVSAEQLEAALHRTLETIASDGISKEALDAARAQLKESFDNQPNTPLSFALSLATTAAWGGDAHDWRQEETLARDVTPEDLTADLKAFLGANAVTVHLLPGPRNATYPPVLANATGVPEPVIAPARADIHIPKLALTEAAGVILPEIQHRKLANGASLEVYKSGDAVRANIVLTVSGGKTSSLPALADLALNIGGRGIGDTPLVALDQQLKQAGIGMSGNAGPYSSLLSISGPLPRFDQSASLLADALSKPRYDQKEWQATIDSAVASIDQRKLDPGYQALRGLIEQVYPATSIEAREATAGGLKALTMPQAKDLFDGLVQPERATLHVVSSLDADDVKARLDKAFAGWKGGRPVPPAPMPTRPAIREGLVTRPVTGATQSVLLMAMPAPEPGTLEASAFDLATRILGGTFKSRLNLDLREEKGWSYGISAETNGNKGLNNTLLYIQAAVDTAHTTESIAEIRKVIKAMASNPVTQTEFDTARKTMKAEFLASVGNAESITGLVAGLASTGFTLADLAIYLKQVDALTLADVQKQANVIASLPLAISVAGDPAKIK, encoded by the coding sequence ATGCCACGTCTGCTTGTTCTTCCGGTCACCGCCCTTGCCCTGTCGATCACCGGCGGTTCGGGCCTGCAGCCGGTACGGGCGGAGGAGAGTGCCGGGCCTGTCATCGAGCAATATGACCTGCCGAATGGCCTGACCGTGGTGCTGGCGCCGACGCGCGGCTCGGAAACGGTCAGCACCGTCGTGATCTACGAGGCGGGCTCGGCCAACGAGCCGAAGGGCCGCTCGGGGTTTGCCCATCTGTTCGAACATCTGATGTTTGAAGGCACCCATGACATCCCGGATTACGATGCGGCGATTTCGGCGGTGGGCGGCGAAAACAATGCCTTTACCGAATGGGACACCACCACCTACCACAATAGCGGGCCGAAAGAGGCGCTGCCGGAATTCATCCGGCTTGAGGCGGATCGCATGGCCAATCTGGCCAATGGCGTCACCCAGGAAGATCTCGACAACCAGCGCGCCGTGGTTCTGAACGAGATGCGGCAGAACACGCTCGACACGCCCGGCGGTGCGGCGGTGGAGCAGGCAACGGTGGCGCTTGCGCCTGCGGGCCATCCCTATGCCCATGCGGTGATCGGCTCGATCAAAGATCTGGAAAATGCCCGTCTGGAGGATGTCGTCGCCTTCCACCGGCTGAACTATGTGCCGGATCGCGCCACGCTGGCGATATCAGGCAATTTTGACATCGACGAGGCCAGGGTCGATATCGAAAAGACCTTCGGCCTTATTCCGGCCCCTTATCGCGGCAATTTCGCCAGCCGCTGGTATAACGCCCTCATGAACGACATCGGCCTCGGCGATACGCCGCCGCTGGCGACAGCGCTGGCAGAGCCGGTGTCGCTGACGTTCAAGGATGCGGTCAGCCAGCAGCAGGTCAGCCTCTACTGGCCGGGCCCGGAGCGGATCACCCGCAAATCGGTGGAGGATCTGCTGCTGGGCGCGGTTCTGTCGACGGGCAAGAGCTCGCTTCAGCAAAAGCTGGTCATCGAGCAGCGCGTTGCCAATTCGGCTGGTGCGGGCTGGGACTATCGCAATCTCGGCGGCGAGTTCACCGTCAGCGCTTCGGCTGCCAGGGATGTGTCGGCCGAACAGCTCGAGGCGGCCCTGCACAGGACGCTGGAGACGATTGCCAGCGACGGCATTTCGAAGGAAGCGCTGGATGCCGCCCGGGCGCAACTGAAGGAAAGTTTCGACAACCAGCCGAACACGCCCCTCTCCTTCGCCCTGTCGCTCGCAACCACGGCGGCCTGGGGTGGCGATGCCCATGACTGGCGTCAGGAAGAAACGCTGGCAAGGGACGTGACGCCGGAAGATCTGACCGCCGACCTCAAGGCCTTCCTCGGCGCCAATGCCGTTACCGTGCATCTGCTGCCCGGCCCGCGCAATGCCACCTATCCGCCGGTGCTTGCCAATGCCACCGGCGTGCCGGAACCGGTGATCGCGCCGGCCCGGGCCGATATCCACATACCGAAGCTTGCCCTCACCGAGGCGGCGGGCGTGATCCTGCCGGAGATCCAGCATCGCAAGCTTGCCAATGGTGCCAGCCTCGAGGTCTACAAATCCGGCGATGCCGTGCGGGCCAATATTGTGCTGACGGTCTCCGGCGGCAAGACCAGCAGCCTGCCCGCACTTGCCGACCTGGCGCTGAATATCGGCGGACGCGGCATCGGCGACACACCGCTTGTGGCGCTCGACCAGCAATTGAAGCAGGCGGGCATCGGCATGTCGGGCAATGCCGGTCCCTATTCCTCGCTGCTCAGCATCAGCGGCCCGCTGCCAAGGTTCGACCAGTCGGCAAGCCTGCTTGCCGACGCCCTGAGCAAGCCGCGCTATGACCAGAAGGAATGGCAGGCCACCATTGACAGCGCCGTGGCGAGTATCGACCAGCGCAAACTCGATCCCGGTTATCAGGCGCTGCGCGGGCTGATCGAACAGGTCTATCCCGCCACATCCATCGAAGCGCGCGAAGCCACTGCCGGGGGCCTGAAGGCGCTGACCATGCCCCAGGCGAAAGACCTGTTTGACGGCCTTGTCCAGCCCGAACGCGCCACCCTGCATGTGGTCAGCAGCCTTGACGCCGATGATGTCAAGGCCCGGCTCGACAAGGCCTTTGCCGGCTGGAAGGGCGGCAGGCCGGTGCCCCCCGCCCCCATGCCGACCCGTCCGGCCATCCGGGAAGGCTTGGTCACCCGCCCGGTGACCGGCGCGACCCAGAGCGTGCTGCTGATGGCAATGCCCGCCCCGGAACCCGGTACGCTGGAAGCCTCCGCTTTCGATCTGGCCACCCGCATCCTGGGCGGCACCTTCAAGAGCCGCCTCAATCTCGACCTGCGCGAGGAGAAGGGCTGGTCCTATGGCATCAGCGCCGAGACCAACGGCAACAAGGGCCTGAACAACACGCTTCTCTATATCCAGGCCGCCGTCGATACCGCCCATACGACGGAATCGATTGCCGAGATCCGCAAGGTCATCAAGGCTATGGCCAGCAATCCCGTCACGCAGACCGAATTCGACACCGCCCGCAAGACGATGAAGGCGGAATTCCTTGCCTCGGTCGGCAATGCGGAGTCCATCACCGGCCTGGTGGCGGGCCTTGCCAGCACCGGCTTCACGCTGGCAGATCTCGCCATCTATCTGAAGCAGGTGGATGCATTGACGCTTGCCGATGTGCAGAAACAGGCCAATGTCATTGCCTCCCTGCCGCTGGCGATTTCGGTCGCGGGCGATCCCGCCAAAATCAAATGA